From one Citrobacter sp. Marseille-Q6884 genomic stretch:
- the putP gene encoding sodium/proline symporter PutP, with protein sequence MAISTPMLVTFCVYIFGMILIGFIAWRSTKNFDDYILGGRSLGPFVTALSAGASDMSGWLLMGLPGAIFLSGISESWIAIGLTLGAWINWKLVAGRLRVHTEYNNNALTLPDYFTGRFEDKSRILRIISALVILLFFTIYCASGIVAGARLFESTFGMSYETALWAGAAATIIYTFIGGFLAVSWTDTVQASLMIFALILTPVMVIIGVGGFEDSLEVIKQKSIENVDMLKGLNFVAIISLMGWGLGYFGQPHILARFMAADSHHSIVHARRISMTWMILCLAGAVAVGFFGIAYFNNNPALAGAVNQNAERVFIELAQILFNPWIAGILLSAILAAVMSTLSCQLLVCSSAITEDLYKAFLRKNASQKELVWIGRIMVLVVALVSIALAANPENRVLGLVSYAWAGFGAAFGPVVLFSVMWSRMTRNGALAGMIIGAVTVIVWKQFAWLGLYEIIPGFVFGSIGIVVFSLLGKAPSATMQKRFAEADAHYHSAPPSRLQVE encoded by the coding sequence ATGGCTATTAGCACACCGATGTTAGTGACATTCTGTGTCTATATTTTCGGCATGATATTGATAGGGTTTATTGCATGGCGTTCGACCAAAAACTTTGATGACTACATTCTCGGTGGACGTAGTCTGGGGCCATTTGTGACGGCGTTGTCTGCCGGGGCATCGGATATGAGCGGCTGGCTGCTGATGGGGTTACCGGGCGCCATCTTCCTGTCGGGTATTTCAGAAAGCTGGATCGCTATCGGCCTGACATTAGGCGCGTGGATCAACTGGAAACTGGTGGCGGGTCGCTTACGTGTCCACACGGAATACAATAATAATGCCCTGACACTGCCGGATTACTTTACCGGTCGTTTTGAAGACAAGAGCCGTATTCTGCGTATTATCTCTGCGCTGGTTATTCTGCTGTTTTTCACCATCTATTGTGCTTCAGGGATTGTGGCAGGGGCGCGCTTGTTTGAAAGCACCTTTGGTATGAGCTATGAAACCGCACTGTGGGCGGGAGCGGCAGCCACGATTATTTACACCTTTATCGGTGGTTTCCTGGCAGTCAGTTGGACCGATACCGTCCAGGCCAGTCTGATGATTTTTGCGCTGATCCTGACGCCGGTGATGGTCATTATTGGTGTGGGTGGATTCGAAGACTCATTGGAAGTCATCAAACAAAAGAGCATTGAGAACGTGGATATGCTCAAGGGTCTGAACTTCGTCGCCATCATTTCTCTGATGGGCTGGGGCTTGGGTTACTTTGGTCAACCGCACATCCTGGCACGCTTTATGGCGGCCGATTCTCACCACAGTATTGTTCATGCACGTCGCATCAGTATGACCTGGATGATCCTGTGTCTGGCGGGCGCGGTTGCCGTTGGCTTCTTTGGTATCGCATATTTTAATAACAACCCGGCGCTGGCGGGCGCAGTCAACCAAAACGCCGAGCGTGTATTTATTGAACTGGCGCAAATCCTGTTCAACCCGTGGATTGCCGGTATTCTGCTGTCTGCAATCCTCGCCGCCGTGATGTCAACCTTGAGCTGCCAATTGCTGGTGTGCTCCAGTGCGATTACAGAAGATTTGTATAAAGCGTTCCTGCGCAAAAATGCCAGCCAGAAAGAACTGGTGTGGATAGGGCGCATCATGGTGCTGGTTGTTGCGCTGGTGTCTATTGCGTTGGCGGCGAACCCTGAGAACCGCGTTCTCGGTCTGGTGAGCTATGCCTGGGCAGGCTTTGGCGCGGCATTCGGTCCGGTAGTACTGTTCTCCGTAATGTGGTCGCGTATGACCCGTAACGGCGCACTGGCGGGCATGATCATCGGTGCGGTGACCGTTATCGTCTGGAAACAGTTTGCCTGGCTGGGGCTGTATGAAATCATCCCGGGCTTTGTTTTCGGCAGCATTGGGATCGTTGTCTTCAGCCTGTTGGGCAAAGCGCCATCAGCCACCATGCAGAAACGTTTTGCTGAGGCGGATGCACACTATCACTCTGCGCCACCGTCACGTTTACAAGTCGAATAA
- the efeU gene encoding iron uptake transporter permease EfeU: MFVPFLIMLREGLEAALIVSLIASYLKRTQRGRWISVMWIGVLLAAALCLALGIFINETTGEFPQKEQELFEGIVAVIAVVILTWMVFWMRKVSRNVKVQLEQAVDNALQRGNHHGWALVMMVFFAVAREGLESVFFLLAAFQQDVGIWPPLGAMLGLATAVVLGYLIYLGGIRLNLGAFFKWTSLFILLVAAGLAAGAIRAFHEAGLWNHFQDVAFDISGVLSTHSLFGTLMEGIFGYQEAPSVSEVAVWFIYLIPALIIFALPPRSGSTASRTAP, translated from the coding sequence ATGTTTGTTCCATTTCTGATTATGTTACGCGAAGGGTTAGAGGCCGCGCTGATTGTCAGCCTGATCGCCAGTTACCTGAAACGGACTCAGCGCGGTCGTTGGATCAGCGTGATGTGGATTGGTGTTCTGCTGGCGGCGGCGCTCTGCCTGGCGTTGGGGATTTTCATCAATGAAACCACGGGAGAATTTCCGCAAAAAGAGCAGGAGCTTTTTGAGGGCATCGTGGCGGTCATTGCCGTTGTGATCCTCACCTGGATGGTGTTCTGGATGCGTAAAGTCTCGCGCAACGTCAAAGTTCAGCTGGAGCAGGCGGTCGATAACGCGTTACAGCGCGGCAACCATCACGGTTGGGCGCTGGTGATGATGGTCTTTTTTGCCGTGGCCCGCGAAGGGCTGGAGTCTGTCTTTTTCCTGCTGGCCGCTTTTCAACAGGATGTCGGTATCTGGCCGCCACTAGGCGCAATGCTGGGACTGGCAACGGCCGTCGTGCTGGGTTACTTAATCTACCTTGGCGGGATTCGACTGAATCTTGGCGCGTTCTTCAAATGGACCAGCCTGTTTATTCTGCTGGTGGCTGCAGGTCTTGCTGCCGGGGCTATCCGTGCGTTCCACGAGGCCGGGCTTTGGAATCATTTTCAGGATGTGGCGTTTGATATCAGCGGTGTTCTTTCTACGCACTCGCTGTTTGGCACGCTGATGGAAGGGATATTTGGTTATCAGGAAGCGCCAAGCGTCAGTGAGGTCGCGGTCTGGTTTATCTACCTGATTCCGGCACTGATTATATTTGCATTACCGCCTCGTTCAGGCTCTACGGCCTCTCGTACAGCACCCTGA
- the efeO gene encoding iron uptake system protein EfeO, producing the protein MTINFRRSALQLGIAALFASAFATHAAEIPQVKVTVNDKQCEPMTLTVNAGKTQFIIQNHSQKALEWEILKGVMVVEERENIAPGFSQKMTANLQPGEYDMTCGLLTNPKGKLIVKGSATADAAQGDALLSLSGAITEYKTYVTAETAQLVAGTQAFTDAIKAGNLEKAKSLYAPTRQHYERIEPIAELFSDLDGSIDAREDDYEQKAADPKFTGFHRLEKALFGDNTTKGMEKYADQLNSDVIDLQTRISELAFPPSKVVGGAAGLIEEVAASKISGEEDRYSHTDLWDFQANVDGAQKIVDLLRPQLQKSNAELLAKVDANFKKVDAILTKYRTKDGFETYDKLTDADRNALKGPITTLAEDLSQLRGVLGLD; encoded by the coding sequence ATGACGATTAACTTTCGCCGTAGTGCGCTGCAGCTGGGTATTGCTGCGCTGTTTGCTTCCGCTTTTGCTACTCATGCTGCAGAGATTCCGCAGGTCAAAGTCACCGTAAACGACAAACAGTGTGAACCGATGACGCTCACGGTGAATGCCGGGAAAACGCAGTTCATCATCCAGAACCACAGCCAGAAAGCGCTGGAGTGGGAAATCCTCAAAGGCGTCATGGTTGTGGAAGAGCGTGAAAATATTGCGCCAGGTTTCAGCCAGAAGATGACGGCCAACCTGCAACCCGGCGAATACGATATGACCTGTGGTTTGCTGACCAACCCTAAAGGGAAGCTGATCGTGAAGGGAAGCGCCACGGCCGATGCGGCACAGGGTGATGCCTTGTTGAGCCTGAGCGGAGCGATTACCGAATATAAAACCTATGTAACGGCAGAAACGGCACAGCTGGTCGCGGGTACGCAAGCGTTCACGGATGCCATCAAAGCGGGCAATCTGGAGAAAGCCAAATCCCTGTATGCGCCAACGCGTCAGCATTATGAGCGGATTGAACCTATCGCTGAATTGTTCTCCGATCTCGATGGCAGCATTGATGCGCGTGAAGATGATTACGAGCAAAAAGCCGCCGATCCGAAGTTCACTGGCTTCCACCGCCTGGAAAAAGCATTGTTTGGCGACAATACCACGAAGGGCATGGAGAAATATGCAGACCAATTGAATAGCGATGTTATCGATCTGCAAACGCGTATTAGCGAACTGGCATTCCCGCCGTCAAAAGTGGTGGGTGGCGCGGCTGGCCTGATTGAAGAAGTTGCCGCCAGTAAAATTAGCGGTGAAGAGGATCGTTACAGCCATACCGACCTGTGGGACTTCCAGGCTAACGTCGATGGCGCACAGAAAATTGTCGATCTTCTGCGTCCCCAGTTGCAAAAGTCCAATGCTGAGCTGCTGGCAAAAGTGGATGCGAACTTCAAAAAAGTCGATGCTATCCTGACGAAATACCGTACCAAAGACGGTTTTGAAACCTACGACAAACTGACTGATGCTGACCGCAATGCGCTGAAAGGACCGATCACAACGCTGGCAGAAGATTTGTCTCAATTACGCGGCGTACTGGGCCTGGATTAA
- the efeB gene encoding iron uptake transporter deferrochelatase/peroxidase subunit: MQQDNENGVSEPSRRRLLKGMGALGGALALAGGCPVAHAQKPQSAPGTLSPDARSEAQPFYGQHQAGILTPQQASMMLVAFDVLASDKADLERLFRLLTSRFAFLTTGGPAPETPNPRLPPMDSGILGAYIAPDNLTMTLSVGHSLFDERYGLSARMPKKLQKMTRFPNDSLDATLCHGDLLLQICANTQDTVIHALRDIIKHTPDLLSVRWKREGFISDHAARSKGKETPVNLLGFKDGTANPDATNAKLMQNVVWVTADQGEPKWAEGGSYQAVRLIQFRVEFWDRTPLKEQQTIFGRDKHTGAPLGMQHEHDVPDYASDPEGEVIALDSHIRLANPRTQETESSLMMRRGYSYSLGVTNSGQLDMGLLFVCYQHDLEKGFLAVQKRLNGEALEEYVKPIGGGYFFALPGVKTADRYLGQSLLEA; encoded by the coding sequence ATGCAGCAAGATAATGAAAACGGTGTGAGTGAACCGTCACGCCGACGTTTACTGAAAGGGATGGGCGCACTGGGTGGCGCACTGGCGCTGGCGGGTGGCTGCCCGGTAGCCCACGCGCAGAAACCGCAGAGCGCGCCGGGGACGTTATCACCCGATGCGCGCAGCGAAGCGCAGCCATTTTACGGCCAGCATCAGGCCGGGATCCTGACGCCGCAGCAGGCATCGATGATGCTGGTGGCGTTTGATGTTCTCGCCAGCGATAAGGCTGACCTTGAACGTCTGTTCCGCCTGCTGACCAGCCGTTTTGCGTTTTTGACGACGGGCGGGCCTGCACCAGAAACGCCGAATCCACGTTTACCGCCAATGGATTCTGGCATCCTGGGGGCTTACATTGCACCGGATAATCTGACGATGACGCTGTCGGTGGGGCATTCGTTGTTCGATGAGCGTTATGGTTTGAGCGCCCGGATGCCGAAGAAGCTGCAAAAAATGACACGCTTTCCGAATGACTCGCTGGATGCGACGCTGTGTCACGGTGATTTGCTGCTACAGATTTGCGCTAACACGCAGGACACGGTCATACATGCGTTGCGCGATATCATAAAACATACCCCGGATCTCCTCAGTGTCCGTTGGAAGCGCGAAGGGTTTATCTCCGATCATGCCGCGCGCAGTAAAGGAAAGGAAACCCCGGTTAATCTGCTCGGCTTTAAAGATGGGACGGCGAACCCGGACGCCACCAATGCAAAACTGATGCAGAACGTCGTGTGGGTCACGGCCGACCAGGGCGAACCCAAATGGGCGGAAGGCGGAAGTTACCAGGCGGTGAGGCTGATTCAGTTTCGCGTTGAGTTTTGGGATCGTACGCCGCTTAAAGAACAACAAACTATTTTCGGGCGCGACAAACACACGGGTGCACCGCTGGGTATGCAGCACGAACATGATGTACCGGATTACGCCAGCGATCCTGAAGGCGAGGTGATAGCACTCGACAGCCATATCCGTCTGGCGAATCCGCGCACTCAGGAAACGGAGTCCAGCCTGATGATGCGTCGTGGTTACAGCTATTCGCTTGGTGTGACAAACTCGGGTCAACTCGATATGGGGCTGCTGTTCGTTTGCTATCAGCACGATCTGGAGAAAGGTTTTTTGGCCGTGCAGAAGCGCCTGAACGGTGAAGCGCTGGAAGAGTATGTTAAACCGATTGGGGGGGGATATTTCTTTGCTTTACCCGGGGTTAAAACGGCTGACCGGTATCTGGGGCAATCACTTCTCGAAGCATAA
- the phoH gene encoding phosphate starvation-inducible protein PhoH: MGRQKAVIKARREAKRVLRRDSRSHKQREDESVTSLVQMGGVEAIGMARDSRDTTPIMARNEAQAHYLNAIESKQLIFATGEAGCGKTWISAAKAAEALIHKDVDRIIVTRPVLQADEDLGFLPGDVSEKFAPYFRPVYDVLVKRLGASFMQYCLRPEIGKVEIAPFAYMRGRTFENAVVILDEAQNVTAAQMKMFLTRLGENVTVIVNGDVTQCDLPAHVRSGLSDALARFEEDEMIGIVRFNKDDCVRSALCQRTLNAYN, translated from the coding sequence ATGGGAAGACAAAAAGCAGTGATCAAAGCTCGTCGTGAAGCAAAACGTGTGCTGAGGCGGGATTCGCGTAGTCATAAACAACGTGAAGATGAATCGGTCACCTCGCTTGTGCAGATGGGCGGCGTAGAGGCGATTGGAATGGCGCGCGACAGTCGCGATACCACACCAATCATGGCGCGTAATGAAGCTCAGGCGCACTACCTGAATGCTATCGAGAGTAAACAGCTGATCTTCGCCACGGGTGAAGCCGGGTGTGGTAAAACCTGGATCAGCGCGGCAAAAGCAGCAGAGGCCCTGATTCACAAAGATGTGGACAGGATCATTGTCACTCGTCCAGTTCTGCAAGCTGATGAAGATCTCGGCTTCTTACCTGGAGATGTATCCGAAAAGTTTGCTCCCTATTTTCGACCAGTATATGACGTGCTGGTAAAACGCCTGGGCGCTTCCTTTATGCAATATTGCCTGCGACCTGAGATTGGTAAGGTGGAAATCGCGCCGTTCGCTTATATGCGTGGACGTACATTTGAAAATGCAGTTGTGATTCTCGACGAGGCTCAGAATGTGACTGCTGCGCAAATGAAGATGTTTTTGACTCGCCTCGGGGAGAATGTGACGGTTATCGTCAATGGGGATGTGACCCAGTGTGATTTACCGGCACATGTGCGATCCGGGCTTAGCGACGCGCTGGCTCGTTTCGAAGAAGATGAGATGATTGGGATCGTTCGTTTCAATAAAGATGATTGCGTTCGCTCGGCGCTCTGTCAGCGGACGCTTAACGCTTACAACTGA
- the ghrA gene encoding glyoxylate/hydroxypyruvate reductase GhrA — protein MDIIFYHPTFDAAWWLKALAKAIPGANVREWKPGDNAHADYALVWHPPVEMLAGRKLKAVFALGAGVDSILSKLKAHPEMLDASIPLFRLEDTGMGLQMQEYAVSQVLHWFRRFDDYQALKEQAKWQPLPEYTREEFTIGIMGAGVLGAKVAESLQSWGFPLRCWSRTRKSWPGVESFAGTAELGAFLSQTRVLINLLPNTAETVGIINAGLLDQLQDGAYVLNLARGVHLNEDALLDALNGGKLKGAMLDVYSREPLPEESPLWKHPRVAMTPHIAAVTRPAEAVDYISRTITGLERGDAVTGQVDRVRGY, from the coding sequence ATGGACATCATTTTCTACCACCCCACATTCGATGCAGCCTGGTGGCTGAAGGCGCTGGCTAAAGCAATACCGGGCGCAAATGTCCGTGAGTGGAAGCCGGGTGATAATGCCCATGCTGATTATGCACTTGTCTGGCATCCACCGGTTGAAATGCTGGCCGGACGCAAATTAAAAGCGGTATTTGCGCTTGGCGCCGGTGTAGATTCTATTTTGAGCAAACTCAAAGCTCACCCGGAAATGCTGGATGCGTCAATCCCGTTGTTCCGCCTGGAAGATACCGGAATGGGCCTGCAAATGCAGGAGTATGCGGTGAGTCAGGTGTTGCATTGGTTCCGTCGCTTTGACGATTATCAGGCGTTAAAAGAGCAGGCGAAATGGCAACCGTTGCCAGAGTATACCCGCGAAGAGTTCACCATCGGGATCATGGGAGCTGGGGTGTTGGGCGCGAAAGTTGCTGAGAGTCTGCAATCATGGGGCTTTCCGTTGCGCTGCTGGAGCCGTACCCGCAAATCCTGGCCTGGCGTGGAAAGTTTTGCCGGAACGGCAGAGTTAGGCGCGTTTTTAAGTCAAACGCGTGTGCTGATTAACCTTTTACCCAATACGGCAGAAACGGTCGGCATCATCAACGCCGGGTTGCTGGATCAGTTACAGGATGGCGCGTATGTGCTTAATCTGGCGCGCGGTGTCCACCTTAATGAAGATGCGCTTCTGGATGCACTGAACGGTGGAAAACTCAAAGGGGCGATGCTGGACGTCTATAGCCGTGAACCGTTGCCGGAAGAGAGCCCGCTGTGGAAACATCCGCGTGTGGCGATGACGCCACATATTGCCGCTGTAACGCGTCCGGCAGAAGCGGTGGACTATATCTCGCGCACTATTACAGGTCTGGAACGTGGCGATGCTGTCACGGGTCAGGTCGATCGCGTTCGGGGATATTAA
- a CDS encoding phosphatase — protein MYPVDLHMHTVASTHAYSTLSDYVAEAKRKGIKLFAITDHGPDMADAPHHWHFINMRIWPRVVDGVGILRGIEANIKNEAGEIDCSGPMFDSLDLIIAGFHEPVFAPHDKATNTQAMIAAMASGHVHIISHPGNPKYPVDFTAIAEAAAKYQVALEINNSSFLHSRKGSEDNCRAVAAAVRDAGGWVALGSDSHTAFTLGEFGECRKILDDVNFPEDRILNVSPKRLLAFLASRGMEPVAEFAEL, from the coding sequence ATGTATCCCGTTGACCTGCATATGCATACCGTCGCCAGCACCCATGCTTACAGTACTCTGAGTGATTACGTCGCTGAAGCCAAACGTAAAGGCATCAAATTGTTTGCCATTACCGACCATGGGCCGGATATGGCGGATGCTCCACACCATTGGCATTTTATTAACATGCGTATTTGGCCGCGCGTGGTAGATGGCGTGGGCATTCTTCGTGGTATCGAAGCGAACATTAAGAATGAAGCGGGGGAGATCGACTGCTCCGGCCCTATGTTCGACTCTTTAGATCTGATTATTGCGGGCTTCCATGAGCCTGTTTTTGCGCCACATGATAAAGCCACCAACACGCAGGCGATGATTGCGGCGATGGCCAGTGGCCATGTGCACATTATCAGCCATCCAGGAAATCCGAAGTATCCCGTTGATTTCACAGCTATTGCTGAGGCTGCTGCGAAATACCAGGTCGCTCTGGAAATCAATAACTCCTCGTTTTTGCATTCACGTAAGGGTAGCGAAGACAATTGCCGTGCCGTTGCCGCAGCGGTACGTGATGCCGGAGGTTGGGTCGCATTAGGATCGGATTCCCATACTGCGTTCACATTAGGGGAATTCGGCGAGTGCCGTAAAATTCTGGATGATGTGAATTTCCCGGAAGATCGAATTTTGAACGTATCACCAAAACGCTTACTGGCGTTTCTGGCTTCGCGCGGCATGGAGCCTGTCGCGGAATTTGCTGAACTGTAA
- a CDS encoding molecular chaperone, translated as MNEFSILCRVLGSLFYRQPQDPLLVPLFTMISEGKLSANWPLEQDELLTRLQKSCDMSQVAADYNALFVGEECAVPPYRSAWVEGATESDVRAFLSSRGMPLADTPADHIGTLLLAASWLEDQSAEDESEALETLFVEYLLPWCGTFLGKVEAHAGTPFWRTMAPLTRDAIGAMWDELQEDTEE; from the coding sequence ATGAACGAGTTTTCTATCCTGTGTCGTGTACTGGGCTCGCTGTTTTACCGCCAGCCGCAGGACCCTTTACTGGTCCCCCTGTTTACCATGATTAGCGAAGGTAAACTGTCCGCCAACTGGCCGCTCGAACAGGACGAGTTGCTGACTCGCCTGCAGAAAAGTTGCGACATGTCTCAGGTAGCCGCGGATTATAACGCGCTGTTTGTCGGCGAAGAGTGTGCCGTGCCACCTTATCGTAGCGCCTGGGTAGAAGGCGCGACAGAGTCTGATGTTCGCGCTTTTCTCTCCTCGCGCGGGATGCCGCTGGCCGATACGCCGGCTGATCATATTGGTACGTTGTTGCTGGCCGCTTCATGGCTTGAAGACCAGTCTGCTGAAGATGAAAGTGAGGCGCTCGAAACTCTGTTTGTTGAGTACCTGCTTCCCTGGTGCGGTACGTTCCTTGGCAAAGTTGAAGCGCATGCGGGCACCCCGTTTTGGCGCACCATGGCGCCACTGACCCGCGATGCAATTGGCGCGATGTGGGATGAGTTGCAGGAAGATACCGAAGAATAA
- a CDS encoding DUF1097 domain-containing protein yields MNILISIAITTGILSGIWGWVAVSLGLLSWAGFLGCTAYFACPQGGLKGLWISASTLLSGVVWALVIINGSALAPHMDIIGYVITGIVAFLMCVQAKQWLLSFVPGTFIGACATFAGQGDWRLVLPSLALGLVFGYAMKNSGLWLASRRENRVSQSLVSK; encoded by the coding sequence ATGAACATACTTATTTCTATTGCAATCACAACGGGCATTCTCTCCGGGATCTGGGGATGGGTGGCCGTTTCTCTTGGTTTACTCAGCTGGGCGGGTTTTCTGGGCTGCACAGCCTATTTCGCCTGCCCGCAGGGTGGGTTGAAAGGGTTGTGGATCTCAGCGAGCACATTGCTAAGCGGTGTGGTGTGGGCGTTGGTCATTATTAACGGTAGCGCGCTGGCTCCCCACATGGACATTATCGGCTATGTCATCACCGGTATTGTCGCCTTTTTGATGTGCGTTCAGGCGAAACAATGGCTGCTTTCATTTGTACCCGGTACGTTTATCGGTGCATGTGCAACGTTTGCAGGGCAGGGGGACTGGCGACTGGTTCTGCCTTCTCTGGCACTTGGACTGGTATTTGGCTATGCAATGAAAAACAGCGGGTTGTGGCTGGCTTCACGCCGTGAAAATCGGGTATCTCAATCGCTGGTCAGTAAATAA
- the csgG gene encoding curli production assembly/transport protein CsgG, whose translation MQRLLILVAMFLLSGCLTAPPKEAAKPTLMPRAQSYKDLTHLPMPTGKIFVSVYNIQDETGQFKPYPASNFSTAVPQSATAMLVTALKDSRWFIPLERQGLQNLLNERKIIRAAQENGTVAINNRIPLQSLTAANIMVEGSIIGYESNVKSGGVGARYFGIGADTQYQLDQIAVNLRVVNVSTGEILSSVNTSKTILSYEVQAGVFRFIDYQRLLEGEIGYTSNEPVMLCLMSAIETGVIFLINDGIDRGLWDLQDKKEVQNDILVKYRHMSVPPES comes from the coding sequence ATGCAGCGCTTACTTATTCTGGTTGCCATGTTTTTACTGAGCGGTTGCTTGACAGCCCCGCCAAAAGAAGCCGCTAAACCGACATTAATGCCGCGAGCACAAAGCTATAAGGACTTGACGCACCTGCCAATGCCGACAGGGAAAATCTTCGTGTCGGTATACAATATTCAGGATGAAACGGGTCAGTTTAAACCTTACCCGGCAAGTAACTTCTCAACCGCCGTCCCGCAAAGTGCCACGGCGATGTTAGTCACTGCGTTGAAGGATTCCCGCTGGTTTATTCCGCTGGAACGCCAGGGATTACAAAACCTGCTGAACGAACGAAAAATCATTCGTGCAGCACAGGAAAATGGCACCGTGGCGATCAACAACCGTATTCCACTCCAGTCGCTGACTGCTGCGAATATTATGGTTGAAGGCTCGATCATCGGTTATGAAAGCAACGTGAAATCGGGTGGGGTCGGTGCGCGCTATTTCGGTATCGGTGCAGATACACAATACCAACTCGACCAAATTGCGGTAAACCTGCGCGTGGTTAACGTCAGTACCGGTGAGATCCTTTCCTCGGTCAATACCAGCAAAACCATTCTGTCTTATGAAGTGCAGGCGGGGGTATTCCGTTTCATTGACTACCAACGTCTTCTGGAAGGTGAAATTGGCTATACCTCTAACGAACCGGTTATGCTTTGTCTGATGTCAGCCATTGAAACTGGCGTTATCTTCCTGATTAATGACGGAATCGATCGCGGCTTGTGGGATTTGCAGGATAAGAAAGAAGTGCAAAACGATATTCTGGTTAAATACCGCCATATGTCGGTTCCCCCGGAATCCTGA
- the csgF gene encoding curli production assembly/transport protein CsgF → MRVKHAVVLLMLISPLSWAGNMTFQFRNPNFGGNPNNGSFLLNSAQAQNSYKDPSGDDFGFETPSALDNFTQAIQSQILGGLLTNINTGKPGRMVTNDFIIDIANRDGQLQLNVTDRKTGKTSTIEVSGLQTQSTDF, encoded by the coding sequence ATGCGTGTCAAACATGCAGTCGTTTTGCTCATGCTAATTTCACCATTAAGTTGGGCCGGAAACATGACGTTCCAGTTCCGCAACCCTAACTTTGGGGGTAACCCTAACAACGGATCTTTTCTATTAAATAGTGCTCAGGCGCAAAACTCTTATAAAGATCCGAGTGGCGATGATTTCGGGTTTGAAACCCCTTCCGCACTGGATAACTTTACCCAGGCTATCCAGTCTCAAATACTCGGTGGGCTGCTCACGAATATTAATACGGGTAAGCCGGGAAGGATGGTAACCAATGATTTTATCATTGATATCGCCAACCGGGATGGACAACTGCAATTAAATGTCACGGACAGGAAAACGGGGAAAACATCGACGATAGAAGTGTCGGGTTTACAAACACAGTCAACCGATTTCTAA
- the csgE gene encoding curli production assembly/transport protein CsgE → MKRYLTWIVAANLFLAAGNLHAAVEVEVPGLLTDHTVSSIGHDFYRAFSDKWESEYTGNLTINERPSARWGSWITITVNQDVIFQTFLFPTKRDFEKTVVFALAQTEEALSRRQIDQTLLSTSDLARDEF, encoded by the coding sequence ATGAAACGCTATTTGACCTGGATTGTGGCAGCAAATTTATTCCTTGCTGCCGGGAATCTACACGCAGCCGTAGAAGTGGAGGTTCCCGGACTATTAACTGACCACACTGTCTCTTCAATTGGACACGATTTTTATCGTGCATTTAGTGACAAGTGGGAAAGCGAATACACAGGAAATTTAACCATCAATGAAAGGCCCAGTGCACGTTGGGGAAGTTGGATCACCATAACGGTTAATCAGGACGTTATCTTCCAGACTTTTTTATTCCCAACGAAAAGAGACTTCGAAAAAACAGTGGTCTTCGCATTGGCACAAACTGAAGAAGCATTAAGTCGCCGGCAAATAGATCAAACACTATTAAGCACGAGCGATTTAGCGCGCGATGAATTCTAA